A genomic stretch from Hoplias malabaricus isolate fHopMal1 chromosome 4, fHopMal1.hap1, whole genome shotgun sequence includes:
- the LOC136695064 gene encoding uncharacterized protein has translation MTLSNVKLVMQHDAKEPPIFRSDSSDKFTFQEWENLMTLYLRKRSVLVHEHSHEILDRLMGKAGDVVKIKLPIFQRKYCLGCGGLQTQPDGFYDLEIQLHGTCCVIPSLVVPGQHDDIILGSNVIKHLIHDLKNDGEYWNIASRHEHHSSPNIEQFLSMFTGVERWRGSSIPSKVGTAKLTQAVTLLLKHEHLVWRRLPASVPLSPGTTIIVEPTNSKAKPRGILIGRLVTPLWGDRWVRMTVVNPSNKAVTLKRNSKLADVSPCLAAEDLMFSKDCTSAPTSNNLTPPLRIALTLKTKACLTLDLEILISVHVKRVPPAHYQKLRQVLTEMEERGIIRKSLKSEALSRLRAVFQRLRENNLKLAPKKCHLLTKVEIIAAMGVQDLMEDDGATPSVKRLKSFLGMVFYYQHFIPNCFSIAEPLFKLTAGQKRRGKLAKNKKSQGAYRKGKPSDWTAACERAFNR, from the exons ATGACATTGTCTAATGTCAAGCTTGTCATGCAGCATGATGCAAAGGAGCCTCCAATATTTAGGAGTGATAGCTCAGATAAGTTTACATTTCAAGAATGGGAAAATCTGATGACATTATACTTAAGGAAAAGATCTGTCCTAGTTCATGAGCACTCACATGAGATTCTGGATAGGCTAATGGGCAAAGCAGGAGACGTAGTGAAGATAAAGCTGC CAATATTCCAACGAAAATATTGTCTTGGTTGTGGTGGTCTGCAAACACAACCTGATGGCTTTTATGACCTGGAGATTCAGCTTCATGGCACATGTTGTGTCATTCCATCTTTAGTTGTGCCTGGTCAACACGACGACATAATCCTGGGTTCAAATGTCATTAAACACCTAATCCATGACCTGAAGAATGATGGTGAATACTGGAACATCGCTTCTAGACATGAACATCATTCTAGTCCTAACATAGAGCAGTTCCTGTCAATGTTTACAGGTGTCGAGCGCTGGAGAGGGAGCAGTATTCCTAGTAAGGTGGGCACTGCCAAGCTCACTCAAGCTGTCACGCTCCTCCTCAAACATGAACACTTAGTCTGGCGCAGACTACCCGCCAGTGTACCTTTGTCACCTGGTACCACCATCATAGTTGAGCCGACAAACTCCAAAGCCAAACCAAGAGGCATTCTCATCGGTCGCCTTGTTACACCCTTGTGGGGAGATAGGTGGGTACGCATGACAGTCGTAAACCCATCTAACAAAGCTGTCACTTTAAAAAGGAACAGCAAGTTAGCAGATGTTTCACCCTGTTTGGCAGCTGAGGACTTGATGTTTTCCAAGGATTGCACATCAGCTCCGACATCCAACAATCTGACACCTCCTCTGAGGATCGCTCTGACTCTCAAGACCAAAGCCTGTCTAACCTTGGACTTGGAGATATTGATATCAGTTCATGTCAA GAGAGTGCCTCCTGCCCATTATCAAAAGTTGAGGCAAGTTCTGACTGAAATGGAGGAAAGAGGAATCATAAGAAAGTCCTTAA AAAGTGAGGCTCTGTCCAGGCTGCGAGCAGTGTTCCAGAGGTTGCGAGAGAACAATCTGAAGCTGGCTCCAAAAAAATGCCATTTGCTTACAAAG GTGGAGATAATTGCAGCAATGGGGGTGCAGGACCTCATGGAGGATGATGGAGCTACCCCTTCTGTTAAGAGGCTCAAATCTTTCCTTGGCATGGTATTTTATTACCAGCACTTCATACCCAATTGTTTCTCCATTGCAGAACCCCTATTCAAACTTACTGCTGGGCAGAAGAGGCGAGGCAAGCTGGCTAAAAATAAGAAGTCCCAAGGTGCGTACAGAAAAGGAAAACCTTCAGATTGGACAGCAGCATGTGAGAGGGCTTTTAACCGGTAA